Proteins encoded together in one Arcobacter sp. LA11 window:
- a CDS encoding helix-turn-helix transcriptional regulator, which translates to MNFTFPNISDEEIKEFYDNVSKKVKKCRKDKNITQLDLSLEIGIKSVAFYSNCENRKYNKHFNLEHLYKISKALNKDISEFIT; encoded by the coding sequence ATGAATTTCACTTTCCCCAACATATCGGATGAGGAAATAAAAGAGTTTTATGACAATGTTTCAAAAAAAGTTAAAAAGTGTAGAAAAGATAAAAATATTACTCAGCTTGATTTATCTTTAGAAATAGGAATCAAATCTGTTGCATTTTATTCTAACTGTGAAAATAGAAAATATAATAAGCATTTTAATCTTGAACACTTATATAAGATATCTAAAGCCTTAAATAAAGATATTTCAGAATTTATTACTTAA
- a CDS encoding HAD family hydrolase: MKEKALIFDLDGTLIDSLTDIALCANKVLKEFNLPTHSIEDYKTFVGGGADILIKNCTPTNSSKELRQEVLEQFKIVYDQNLQGNTKPYDGVYELLEILKNKNYKLGVLSNKPHKFTLKYIEQFFSFYNISEPHGQKEEIPKKPNPIGAINIAKSFNLPSENIYFIGDSDVDMQTAKNAGMIAVGVKWGFRGVEELLENGADFIVETPLDILKLLEEKN, encoded by the coding sequence ATGAAAGAAAAAGCACTTATATTTGATTTAGATGGAACACTTATTGATTCTTTAACTGATATTGCACTATGTGCAAATAAAGTCTTAAAAGAGTTTAATTTACCAACTCATAGTATTGAAGATTATAAGACTTTTGTAGGAGGAGGAGCTGATATTTTAATAAAAAACTGTACTCCAACTAATAGCTCAAAAGAGTTGCGCCAAGAAGTATTAGAACAGTTTAAAATTGTTTATGACCAAAATTTACAAGGTAACACAAAACCATATGATGGAGTATATGAACTTTTAGAAATACTAAAAAATAAAAATTATAAACTAGGAGTACTTTCAAATAAGCCTCATAAATTTACTCTTAAATATATAGAACAATTTTTTAGTTTTTACAATATAAGTGAACCACATGGACAAAAAGAAGAAATTCCAAAAAAACCTAATCCTATCGGTGCAATAAATATTGCAAAATCATTTAACCTTCCAAGTGAAAATATCTATTTTATTGGAGATAGTGATGTAGATATGCAAACAGCTAAAAATGCAGGAATGATAGCAGTAGGAGTAAAATGGGGATTTCGAGGAGTAGAGGAATTACTTGAAAATGGTGCAGATTTTATTGTAGAGACACCACTTGATATATTAAAACTTTTAGAAGAAAAGAATTAA
- a CDS encoding MFS transporter, with protein MRPYIKSIIASFLVILACLGFGRFAFGMVLPNMQETLNITTTQIGFIGTANFIGYIIGIFFANFLYSKYTTHKLIFLTIILQGLSMLAMIFFNDYLLISFFYTLSGFFSAIVNMSIMAYMANVIPKEVRGKALGIIVSGSGLAIIISGQLVPIIEKTIAYMPWKTSWTIFAFILILIAFFSQPGIKKHASHEMPDTKVKANKYFKIPSFWKIGIIYMIFGISYSIYVTYFVSAVIDKYNVSTSLSGDFWTVVGFCSIFSGFIFGIVADKVGPYKTLIFVYILQTISHFILAIDINAYAIWFSAIIFGISVWSIPSLVALLTSLHFDVKRTAQVLSLVTLLFASCQAIGPVTAGYIYDITNDFSYVFMITSVLTLIAVIISFVFSKQTIKQIP; from the coding sequence TTGAGACCATATATTAAATCAATAATTGCTTCTTTTCTAGTAATTCTTGCTTGCTTGGGATTTGGTAGATTTGCATTTGGCATGGTTTTACCAAATATGCAAGAAACATTAAATATCACCACAACACAAATTGGATTTATAGGAACTGCAAATTTTATTGGTTATATAATAGGAATATTTTTTGCTAATTTTTTATATAGTAAATATACTACGCACAAATTGATTTTTCTAACAATTATCCTACAAGGATTAAGTATGTTAGCTATGATTTTTTTTAATGATTATCTTCTTATATCATTTTTCTACACTCTTAGTGGTTTTTTCTCTGCTATTGTAAATATGTCTATAATGGCATACATGGCAAATGTGATTCCAAAAGAAGTGAGAGGAAAAGCTTTAGGAATAATTGTAAGTGGAAGTGGTTTAGCTATCATAATCTCCGGACAACTTGTACCTATTATTGAAAAAACTATAGCTTATATGCCATGGAAAACTTCATGGACAATATTTGCTTTTATATTAATACTTATTGCATTTTTCTCCCAACCAGGTATCAAAAAACATGCTAGTCATGAAATGCCAGATACAAAAGTAAAAGCTAATAAATACTTCAAGATACCCTCTTTTTGGAAAATTGGTATTATTTATATGATATTTGGAATTTCTTATTCTATTTATGTTACATATTTTGTTAGTGCTGTAATTGATAAATACAATGTAAGTACTTCACTGTCTGGTGATTTTTGGACAGTAGTTGGTTTTTGTAGTATCTTCTCTGGTTTTATATTTGGAATAGTTGCAGATAAAGTAGGTCCATATAAAACTCTAATTTTTGTTTATATTTTACAAACTATTTCTCATTTTATATTAGCAATAGATATCAACGCATATGCAATTTGGTTCTCTGCAATTATCTTTGGAATCTCTGTTTGGAGTATCCCTTCTTTAGTTGCACTATTAACTTCTTTACATTTTGATGTAAAAAGAACTGCCCAAGTACTCTCTTTAGTAACTCTACTTTTTGCTTCATGTCAAGCAATTGGACCAGTTACTGCTGGATATATATATGATATTACAAATGATTTCTCTTATGTCTTTATGATTACTTCTGTATTGACACTTATTGCAGTTATAATATCATTTGTCTTTTCAAAACAAACAATAAAACAAATACCTTAG
- a CDS encoding TPM domain-containing protein — protein sequence MHLNDNEKQQISKEIENLEKESSAELVAVITKQSSSYKFETIAFALLLSTIISLVTLLFETSAIKLFQIQVISFLSFYLIFEKFNKILLALLPKSYKYTKASEYANKQFVNLGLQTTKTKQAIMFFVSYDEKFVEIITDSKIKEKIEDNYWQVIVDEFIKDVKNNDLSSGYLKAIKSCNSILIKNFPIKENDENELPNDVVEL from the coding sequence ATGCATTTAAATGATAATGAAAAACAACAAATCTCTAAAGAGATAGAGAATCTAGAGAAAGAAAGTTCAGCTGAACTTGTAGCAGTAATTACAAAACAGTCGTCTTCATATAAATTTGAAACAATTGCTTTTGCACTTCTTTTAAGTACAATTATTTCATTAGTTACTCTTTTATTTGAAACTAGTGCAATAAAACTATTTCAAATACAAGTAATCTCTTTTTTATCTTTTTATCTGATTTTTGAAAAATTCAATAAAATTCTCTTAGCACTACTTCCTAAATCATACAAATATACAAAGGCTTCAGAATATGCAAACAAACAGTTTGTAAATTTAGGACTACAAACAACAAAAACAAAACAGGCTATCATGTTTTTTGTTTCATATGATGAAAAATTTGTTGAGATAATAACAGATAGTAAAATAAAAGAGAAAATAGAAGATAATTACTGGCAAGTTATAGTTGATGAATTTATAAAAGATGTTAAAAATAATGATTTATCTTCTGGTTATCTAAAAGCAATAAAAAGTTGTAACTCAATTTTAATCAAAAATTTTCCTATAAAAGAAAATGATGAAAATGAACTACCAAATGATGTAGTGGAATTATAA
- a CDS encoding YgcG family protein, producing the protein MKKAFLLLLTFFAIALFAVPTFPELTGRVVDNAQILSVNEENNLTTILEKHENETSNQVVIVTLDSLDGYDIADYGYQLGRHWGIGQKDKNNGVLLIISMNEKKIRIEVGYGLEGALPDKTAHEIIEYILKPNFRQSDFYNGINKATKAIIKAIKGEYKPSDYGVLSSSSENWFFVYFAIIFLSGIIGGAVKKHKNNTVPKVFHSSMLGGFAGAFAIGFSNSLLISAIVFTITSIIIFLTTKKVSYKSYSKTHPSYDGGIGGGFGSSSSGGFGGGGGGFGGGGASGGW; encoded by the coding sequence ATGAAAAAAGCTTTTTTGCTTCTTTTAACATTTTTTGCAATAGCACTTTTTGCAGTACCTACTTTTCCAGAATTAACTGGAAGAGTAGTTGATAACGCACAAATATTATCAGTAAATGAAGAAAACAATTTAACTACTATATTAGAAAAACATGAGAATGAAACTTCAAACCAAGTAGTAATAGTAACTTTAGATTCTCTTGACGGATATGATATAGCAGACTATGGATACCAATTAGGACGACATTGGGGGATTGGACAAAAAGACAAAAACAATGGTGTTTTACTTATCATTTCAATGAATGAAAAAAAAATTAGAATAGAAGTTGGATATGGATTAGAAGGTGCACTTCCAGATAAAACAGCACATGAAATAATAGAATACATACTCAAACCCAACTTTAGACAAAGTGACTTTTATAATGGAATTAACAAAGCAACAAAAGCTATTATAAAAGCTATTAAAGGTGAATATAAACCTAGTGATTATGGAGTATTAAGCTCTAGTTCTGAAAACTGGTTCTTTGTATATTTTGCAATAATTTTTTTATCAGGAATCATTGGTGGAGCAGTAAAAAAACATAAAAACAATACTGTTCCAAAAGTATTCCACTCTAGTATGCTAGGTGGTTTTGCAGGAGCATTTGCAATTGGGTTTTCCAATAGCTTATTAATTTCTGCAATAGTTTTTACAATTACCTCTATTATAATATTTTTAACTACTAAAAAAGTTTCATATAAATCTTACTCTAAAACACATCCCTCATATGATGGTGGAATTGGTGGTGGTTTTGGAAGCAGTTCTTCTGGAGGTTTTGGTGGCGGAGGCGGTGGCTTCGGCGGTGGTGGAGCTAGCGGAGGATGGTAA
- a CDS encoding LemA family protein, with amino-acid sequence MKAFLIGLGVIIIGLVLLIIANINNVPKLDEDVKATWSQVQNQYKRRADLIPNLVSTVKGYAEHEKSTFTEVTQARANVGKISLTPEMLSNPQLFQQFQQAQGALSSALSKLMLVVERYPDLKANKNFLALQTQLEGTENRITVARRDYIQSVKLYNLELRTYPGKIVAAIMYPDAQIRQTFTASPQEQEAPKVKF; translated from the coding sequence ATGAAAGCTTTTTTAATAGGTCTTGGAGTAATTATTATTGGTCTTGTATTATTAATAATAGCAAATATTAATAATGTTCCAAAATTAGATGAAGATGTTAAAGCAACTTGGTCACAAGTTCAAAATCAATATAAAAGAAGAGCAGATCTAATTCCAAATTTAGTATCTACAGTAAAAGGTTATGCAGAGCATGAAAAAAGTACTTTTACAGAAGTTACACAAGCTAGAGCAAATGTAGGTAAAATATCTTTAACACCAGAGATGTTATCAAACCCTCAATTATTTCAACAATTCCAACAAGCTCAAGGAGCTTTAAGTTCTGCATTATCCAAATTAATGTTAGTAGTAGAAAGATATCCAGATTTAAAAGCAAATAAAAACTTTCTTGCACTTCAAACTCAACTTGAAGGAACAGAAAATAGAATCACTGTTGCTAGACGTGATTATATTCAATCTGTAAAACTCTATAATCTTGAATTAAGAACATATCCAGGGAAAATAGTGGCAGCTATTATGTATCCAGATGCCCAAATTAGACAGACTTTTACAGCAAGTCCACAAGAACAAGAAGCTCCAAAGGTAAAATTTTAA
- the ung gene encoding uracil-DNA glycosylase produces MKTWEDIINKEKSEDYYQGLKKEIDIKYKTSKVFPQKEKIFNAFAKTPIDNLKVVILGQDPYHGEGQAQGLSFSTPSNIKNPPSMQNILKEINEDLKRPSSCLDGDLTPWAKEGVLLLNTILTVEESKPKSHHNLGWEIFTDNIIKYISQNCEDVVFLLWGAPAIKKTKLIDATRHHILTAPHPSPLSSYRGFFGCKHFSKTNEILDLIDKKPINW; encoded by the coding sequence ATGAAAACTTGGGAAGACATAATTAATAAAGAGAAAAGTGAAGACTATTATCAAGGTTTGAAAAAAGAGATAGATATCAAATATAAAACATCAAAAGTTTTTCCTCAAAAAGAAAAGATTTTTAATGCTTTTGCAAAAACACCTATTGATAATTTAAAAGTAGTTATATTAGGACAAGATCCTTATCATGGAGAAGGGCAAGCACAAGGTTTATCCTTTTCTACCCCAAGTAATATAAAAAATCCTCCTTCTATGCAAAATATTTTAAAAGAGATAAATGAAGATTTAAAAAGACCTTCTTCTTGTTTAGATGGTGATTTAACTCCTTGGGCTAAAGAAGGGGTTTTATTGTTAAATACAATTCTTACTGTTGAAGAATCTAAGCCAAAATCTCATCATAACTTAGGATGGGAGATATTTACTGATAATATAATCAAATATATTTCTCAAAATTGTGAAGATGTAGTTTTTTTACTTTGGGGAGCACCTGCGATAAAAAAAACAAAATTAATAGATGCAACAAGACATCATATTCTCACTGCTCCTCATCCAAGTCCTTTGTCTTCGTATAGAGGTTTTTTTGGATGTAAGCATTTTAGTAAAACAAACGAAATTTTAGACTTAATTGATAAAAAACCAATTAATTGGTAA
- a CDS encoding DUF695 domain-containing protein — protein MNEKWLLKDTGNLNQMLRIRADKTLTNVCEKFKDLVIVKHQYHIADDIMFPDPSCLAFFTAFEENHLQSLEEEESLVLYAVDIFEGKLNLYIYCNDAQKCVYNSISFLKSNSLYKCEFEIILNDYGKRLEEII, from the coding sequence ATGAACGAAAAATGGTTATTAAAAGATACTGGTAATTTAAACCAAATGTTAAGAATAAGAGCAGATAAAACTCTTACTAATGTATGTGAAAAGTTCAAAGACTTAGTAATTGTAAAACATCAATATCATATAGCTGATGATATTATGTTTCCTGATCCTTCATGTCTAGCATTTTTTACTGCATTTGAAGAAAATCACTTACAAAGTTTAGAAGAAGAGGAAAGTTTAGTTTTATATGCAGTAGATATTTTTGAAGGTAAATTAAATTTGTACATATACTGTAATGATGCCCAAAAATGTGTTTATAATTCTATATCTTTTTTAAAATCAAATAGTTTATATAAATGTGAGTTTGAAATCATATTAAATGATTATGGAAAAAGACTAGAAGAAATTATCTAG
- a CDS encoding helix-hairpin-helix domain-containing protein, whose translation MKKILAILALSVSFMFAAMNLNTASKEELMTIKGIGPVKADQIIKYRKSSKIKSADDLQTIKGFGPGIISNIKGGKTVSKAKLNQKKKNSKIEDKRKEKIKKAKESGKSEKEIKAKKKKINEKAKAKKKKVAKKTKAKKEEKKAKKKSKKASKKEETTK comes from the coding sequence ATGAAAAAAATTTTAGCTATTTTAGCTTTGAGTGTTTCATTTATGTTTGCAGCTATGAATTTAAATACTGCATCAAAAGAAGAGTTAATGACTATTAAGGGGATAGGACCAGTAAAAGCTGATCAAATTATCAAATATCGAAAGTCAAGTAAAATTAAAAGTGCTGATGATTTACAGACAATCAAAGGTTTTGGTCCAGGTATAATTTCTAATATAAAAGGTGGAAAAACTGTTTCAAAAGCTAAATTGAATCAGAAAAAGAAAAATTCTAAAATAGAAGATAAAAGAAAAGAAAAAATTAAAAAAGCAAAAGAATCTGGAAAATCAGAAAAAGAGATAAAAGCTAAAAAAAAGAAAATAAATGAAAAAGCAAAAGCAAAAAAGAAAAAGGTAGCTAAAAAGACAAAAGCTAAAAAAGAAGAAAAAAAAGCAAAGAAAAAGAGTAAAAAAGCTTCTAAAAAAGAAGAAACTACTAAATAA
- a CDS encoding YchJ family protein gives MKISVNAMCPCGSLKKFKKCCKIFHNGSNAKTALELMKSRYSAFAAGDFKYIMKTTHKDNPDYSEDKALWKESILTFSKDSDFKELKIIDFIEDETESYVTFNATIFHGAHNNSFCEKSKFIKVDGVWLYHSGEIIDA, from the coding sequence ATGAAAATTTCAGTAAATGCAATGTGCCCATGTGGGAGTTTAAAGAAGTTTAAAAAATGTTGTAAAATTTTTCATAATGGTTCAAATGCTAAAACGGCGCTTGAATTAATGAAATCACGGTATAGCGCCTTTGCTGCTGGTGATTTTAAGTATATTATGAAAACAACTCACAAAGACAATCCTGATTATAGTGAAGATAAAGCATTATGGAAAGAATCAATACTTACCTTTTCAAAAGACAGTGATTTTAAAGAACTTAAGATAATAGATTTTATTGAGGATGAAACTGAATCTTATGTAACTTTTAATGCAACAATTTTCCATGGAGCACATAATAATTCATTTTGTGAGAAAAGTAAATTTATTAAAGTAGATGGAGTTTGGCTATATCATAGCGGTGAAATTATTGATGCCTAA
- a CDS encoding small multi-drug export protein produces MPKLLQKLYKGEEGNILILSLCITFSLLVFIIISYQVDVAFANRITGIVFTNLLVGRVPALSFGYAADLSHFVVIFTNITTEMILVTAIYPLFIFSFKGVLKIKVLEEFFTEVQMKKNEHQEKFDKYGRFGLFVFVFIPFWMTGPIVGSIIGFLIGMKHYVVIFIVFIATIISITLWGLFLQEIIDFLLIFDTQIVWVLLLFVVSVLLFLRFRKKIFGNRNEKE; encoded by the coding sequence ATGCCTAAACTACTCCAGAAATTATATAAAGGAGAAGAAGGAAATATATTAATTCTTTCTCTTTGTATAACTTTCTCCTTACTTGTTTTTATTATTATAAGCTACCAAGTAGATGTTGCTTTTGCAAATAGAATTACAGGAATAGTTTTTACAAATTTACTTGTAGGCAGAGTCCCTGCTCTTTCTTTTGGATATGCTGCTGATTTATCACATTTTGTGGTTATTTTTACAAATATTACAACAGAGATGATTTTAGTAACTGCAATTTACCCTCTTTTTATTTTTAGTTTTAAAGGTGTGTTAAAAATAAAAGTTTTAGAAGAATTTTTTACAGAAGTTCAAATGAAAAAAAATGAACATCAAGAGAAGTTTGATAAATATGGGAGATTTGGACTTTTTGTATTTGTATTTATTCCTTTTTGGATGACAGGGCCAATAGTAGGTTCAATTATTGGTTTTTTAATTGGAATGAAGCATTATGTTGTTATATTTATAGTTTTTATTGCAACGATAATTTCAATAACTTTATGGGGTCTTTTTTTACAAGAAATTATTGATTTCTTATTGATTTTTGATACTCAGATTGTTTGGGTTTTACTATTGTTTGTTGTAAGTGTCTTACTTTTTTTAAGATTTAGAAAAAAAATATTTGGAAATAGAAATGAAAAGGAATAA
- a CDS encoding YaaA family protein, which translates to MKILLAPAETKNSGGNQASFCKENFLFPELFEKREEILNKYEELLFLLSVEELSKWFGLKKLDEVERYKESLLNKPSMKAINRYDGVAFDALDYNSLNKESQDFIDENVLLFSNLFGPLKASDLIPDYKYKQGAKLPDTNVEKFYMDNFTKILDDFVGEEVIDLRAGFYEKFYKVKNAQVLTFKFVKDGKVVSHWAKFYRGKVLQEIAKNRINSHSEFMAMQIPGLKLNEIQEKKNIRLLIMDIV; encoded by the coding sequence ATGAAAATACTTTTAGCCCCAGCAGAGACTAAAAATAGTGGAGGGAATCAAGCCTCTTTTTGTAAGGAAAACTTTTTATTTCCAGAGCTTTTTGAGAAAAGAGAAGAAATTTTAAATAAATATGAAGAACTACTATTTTTATTATCAGTAGAAGAATTATCAAAATGGTTTGGTCTAAAAAAATTAGATGAAGTTGAAAGATATAAAGAAAGTTTACTAAATAAACCAAGTATGAAGGCGATTAATAGATACGATGGAGTTGCTTTTGATGCTCTTGATTATAATAGTTTGAATAAAGAATCACAAGATTTTATTGATGAAAATGTTTTATTATTCTCAAATCTTTTTGGACCTTTAAAAGCAAGTGATTTAATCCCTGACTACAAATACAAGCAAGGAGCTAAACTTCCTGATACTAATGTAGAAAAATTTTATATGGATAATTTTACAAAAATCTTAGATGACTTTGTAGGAGAGGAAGTAATAGATTTAAGAGCTGGGTTTTATGAAAAGTTTTATAAAGTTAAAAATGCGCAAGTTTTAACTTTTAAATTTGTAAAAGATGGAAAAGTAGTTTCACATTGGGCAAAATTTTATAGGGGAAAAGTTTTGCAGGAGATTGCCAAGAATAGAATAAATTCACATAGTGAATTCATGGCTATGCAAATTCCTGGACTAAAATTAAATGAAATTCAAGAGAAGAAAAATATTAGACTATTAATAATGGATATTGTGTAA